From the Xyrauchen texanus isolate HMW12.3.18 chromosome 37, RBS_HiC_50CHRs, whole genome shotgun sequence genome, one window contains:
- the LOC127631103 gene encoding N-acetyllactosaminide beta-1,3-N-acetylglucosaminyltransferase 3-like: MTLRMVEMIAVLLMGIVGLVILGVTEINLNVPYENNNRDLYERLHHQAHLQKSAALQSLSPSCVQNMSAVDVAGFSTLPNHIKDFLLYRHCRDFPMLLDVPYKCGVPEKSADIFLLLVIKSSPENYERREVLRKTWAMEQQHNGVWIRRVFIIGTTGTGLEKVRLNKMLKFENRENQDILQWDFNDSFFNLTLKQILFLQWMDKWCPHTKFLLNGDDDVFANTFNMVEYLQGLKDNNGSKHLYVGQLMENTGPFRQSSSKYYVPVQVLKSNIYPPYCTGGGFLLSGFTARTIYSMSFNVTLMPIDDAYIGMCVEKAGLTPTSHTGVRIEGMNLLKGDKYHPCYYKEMLLVHKFLPQQIFGMWNEIQDPHLQCGKTKSFL; the protein is encoded by the coding sequence ATGACACTTcgaatggtggagatgattgctGTGCTTCTTATGGGCATTGTGGGCTTGGTCATCCTTGGAGTAACTGAAATTAACTTAAATGTGCCCTATGAAAACAACAACAGAGACTTATATGAAAGACTCCATCACCAAGCTCATTTGCAGAAATCAGCAGCTCTCCAGTCTTTGTCTCCAAGTTGTGTGCAGAATATGTCTGCTGTTGATGTGGCTGGATTTTCTACACTGCCAAATCATATCAAAGACTTCTTGCTTTACCGCCACTGTAGGGATTTTCCCATGCTTCTAGATGTCCCTTATAAGTGTGGAGTCCCAGAGAAGTCTGCAGATATCTTCCTTCTACTGGTCATCAAGAGCTCTCCAGAGAATTATGAACGACGAGAGGTTCTGCGGAAAACTTGGGCTATGGAACAACAGCACAATGGTGTGTGGATCCGTCGAGTCTTCATTATTGGAACCACTGGAACTGGTTTGGAGAAGGtcagattaaataaaatgttgaaatttGAGAACCGTGAGAACCAAGACATTTTACAGTGGGACTTCAATGATTCATTCTTTAACCTCACACTAAAGCAGATCCTGTTCTTACAGTGGATGGATAAATGGTGCCCACACACCAAGTTTCTTTTAAATGGTGATGATGATGTTTTTGCCAACACGTTTAATATGGTGGAGTATCTTCAAGGTCTGAAGGACAATAATGGAAGTAAACATTTGTATGTAGGGCAACTCATGGAGAATACAGGACCGTTCAGACAATCTTCGAGCAAATACTATGTCCCAGTGCAGGTACTCAAGTCTAATATATATCCTCCATACTGTACTGGTGGAGGCTTTCTTCTTTCCGGTTTTACAGCcagaacaatatacagtatgtctttcaATGTTACTCTGATGCCTATTGATGATGCTTACATAGGAATGTGCGTGGAAAAGGCAGGTCTCACACCCACATCCCACACTGGCGTGAGGATTGAAGGTATGAATCTCCTAAAGGGTGACAAATATCACCCTTGTTATTATAAAGAAATGCTTCTAGTCCACAAATTTCTACCACAACAGATTTTTGGAATGTGGAATGAAATACAAGATCCACATTTACAATGTGGAAAAACTAAATCCTTTCTGTAA